A portion of the Kiritimatiellia bacterium genome contains these proteins:
- a CDS encoding sialate O-acetylesterase: MNGARLQRLGVAIAALGLVVNGRTEVRLPRVFGDHMVVQQGVPLDVWGWAAAAERVRVSLSERAAVEVVADAAGRWRAQLPPQPAGGPYVLVAAGATTARCEDVWIGEVWLCSGQSNMEWPVSASENAAQEIASADWPAIRHFAVPRRPSPLPTEDVEAQWQVCSPATVGSFTAAGYFFARELHRTLKVPVGLLHASWGGTRIEPWTPPFAFRAVPATRWLAHRVELADPRSDLHAERLGRYLGALEAWLPKARDALQQRSLLEPAPAWPAELTALQNHQDPSALYHGMIHPLVPYPIRGALWYQGESNHGEGRQYADKMRALIDGWRTIWRRPDLPFLYVMIAPWHYGEEWPEVLPEFWEVQASVEREVPNTACAVIHDIGDPNDIHPRNKQEVGRRLALLALRRVYGRADVVDRGPRFREFRRENGRLRVIFDEAAGGLRTRDGAAPSHFELCGADGRYHPASATIEGESVVLEAAAVPEPLGVRFGWHKLAMPNLVNAAGLPAAPFRAGHRRPDLSHAAVPDADQWSLVYDINLARLGVTFWYDDDRSSALTDRFDRVAYLLEIQPRANQPTNFVFVAMDAWTDNPRGIAIPAVWEGVRWQQAVSNLLVVSNVGGVPAGTFAAGWLEFWPANYGPHNSAGVPGASDEIFDFGDQPSEPAEGYGCMQVHLPERKLTLFAINHWSAGGGADIGMGNSSGATRDWTFSGNAGGLALKRLRVFVRR; this comes from the coding sequence ATGAACGGTGCCAGGTTGCAACGGTTGGGAGTCGCGATCGCGGCGCTCGGGCTTGTGGTGAACGGCCGAACGGAGGTCCGTCTGCCGCGCGTGTTTGGCGATCACATGGTCGTGCAGCAGGGCGTGCCGCTGGACGTGTGGGGCTGGGCGGCCGCAGCGGAGCGGGTGAGAGTCAGCCTGAGCGAGCGGGCCGCGGTGGAGGTGGTCGCCGATGCCGCGGGCCGCTGGCGTGCGCAGCTCCCGCCGCAGCCGGCGGGCGGCCCGTACGTGCTAGTAGCCGCGGGCGCCACAACGGCGCGCTGTGAGGACGTCTGGATCGGCGAGGTTTGGCTGTGCTCGGGACAATCGAACATGGAATGGCCGGTCTCGGCTTCGGAGAACGCCGCGCAGGAGATTGCGTCGGCGGACTGGCCGGCGATCCGGCACTTCGCGGTGCCGCGCCGGCCCTCGCCCCTGCCGACGGAGGACGTCGAGGCGCAGTGGCAGGTCTGCTCGCCGGCGACGGTGGGCTCCTTCACCGCGGCGGGGTACTTCTTCGCGCGGGAACTTCACAGAACGCTCAAGGTGCCGGTGGGATTGCTGCACGCCTCTTGGGGTGGCACGCGCATTGAGCCATGGACACCGCCGTTCGCGTTTCGCGCCGTCCCCGCGACGCGGTGGCTCGCGCACCGCGTTGAGCTGGCCGATCCGCGTTCCGACCTTCACGCGGAGCGGCTAGGACGGTACCTCGGCGCGCTGGAGGCCTGGCTGCCCAAGGCCCGCGATGCGCTGCAGCAACGCTCATTGCTGGAGCCAGCGCCGGCCTGGCCGGCGGAACTGACCGCGCTCCAAAACCATCAGGACCCCTCCGCGCTGTATCACGGGATGATCCATCCCCTCGTGCCGTACCCGATTCGCGGCGCGCTCTGGTACCAGGGTGAATCGAACCACGGCGAGGGCCGGCAGTACGCCGACAAGATGCGCGCGCTCATCGATGGATGGCGCACAATCTGGCGCCGACCAGACCTGCCGTTCCTGTATGTGATGATTGCACCCTGGCACTACGGCGAGGAATGGCCGGAGGTGCTGCCGGAATTCTGGGAGGTGCAGGCTTCGGTGGAGCGCGAGGTGCCGAACACCGCCTGCGCGGTGATCCATGACATCGGCGATCCGAACGACATCCATCCGCGCAACAAGCAGGAGGTCGGCCGGCGACTGGCGCTGCTTGCGCTGCGCCGCGTGTACGGCCGCGCGGACGTCGTGGACCGCGGACCCCGCTTCCGCGAGTTCCGACGCGAGAACGGCCGACTGCGGGTGATCTTCGACGAGGCCGCCGGCGGTCTGCGCACGCGCGATGGGGCCGCCCCTTCCCACTTCGAGCTGTGCGGCGCGGACGGCCGCTACCACCCCGCCAGCGCGACGATCGAGGGCGAGAGCGTTGTGCTCGAAGCGGCAGCCGTGCCGGAGCCACTGGGCGTGAGGTTCGGTTGGCACAAGCTGGCGATGCCGAACCTCGTCAATGCGGCCGGACTGCCCGCCGCGCCGTTCCGGGCGGGCCATCGCCGTCCAGACCTCTCACACGCTGCCGTCCCGGACGCCGACCAGTGGTCGCTGGTCTACGACATCAATCTTGCCCGCTTGGGTGTGACGTTCTGGTACGACGATGACCGCAGCAGCGCGCTGACCGACCGCTTCGACCGAGTTGCCTACCTGCTGGAAATCCAGCCGCGTGCCAACCAGCCGACCAACTTCGTGTTCGTCGCAATGGACGCATGGACGGACAATCCGCGCGGCATTGCGATTCCCGCCGTGTGGGAGGGCGTCCGCTGGCAGCAGGCGGTGAGCAATCTGCTGGTCGTGTCGAACGTTGGCGGCGTTCCCGCCGGGACGTTCGCGGCCGGCTGGCTCGAGTTCTGGCCGGCGAACTACGGTCCGCACAACTCGGCTGGTGTGCCCGGCGCGTCGGACGAGATCTTTGACTTTGGTGACCAGCCCTCCGAGCCCGCGGAGGGGTACGGCTGCATGCAGGTGCACCTGCCGGAACGAAAGCTGACGCTGTTCGCGATCAATCACTGGTCGGCCGGCGGCGGCGCGGACATCGGCATGGGCAATTCCTCCGGCGCAACGCGCGACTGGACCTTCAGCGGCAATGCAGGCGGGCTCGCGCTCAAGCGCCTGCGGGTGTTTGTCCGCCGCTGA